Proteins encoded together in one Chryseobacterium sp. G0201 window:
- a CDS encoding metal-dependent transcriptional regulator: MKTTLTEENYLKALFHLVDNEGKVTINELSKFLNVKMPSVNNMMKKFADKSWVIYETYKPLRVTEKGRREAALVVRKHRLTEMFLVKKMNFGWENVHEIAEQLEHVHSTIFFDKMDEILDHPKFDPHGEPIPDKDGNIIAQDLQKLSGCNVGETVVFASVTLSDDAFLNYLTERKLLLNTKIKIIKIESFDRSVTVEVEGKHEVLSKKATEKILVKK; the protein is encoded by the coding sequence TTGAAAACAACATTAACAGAAGAAAATTATCTGAAAGCTTTGTTTCATTTAGTTGACAATGAAGGAAAGGTTACGATTAACGAGCTCAGCAAATTTTTAAATGTAAAAATGCCGAGTGTCAATAACATGATGAAGAAGTTTGCCGACAAAAGTTGGGTAATTTACGAAACTTACAAACCTCTGAGAGTCACAGAAAAAGGAAGACGGGAAGCCGCTTTAGTCGTACGTAAGCACAGACTTACCGAAATGTTTTTGGTAAAAAAAATGAATTTTGGCTGGGAGAATGTACACGAAATCGCAGAACAGCTTGAGCACGTGCACTCTACTATTTTCTTTGACAAAATGGATGAAATATTAGATCATCCAAAGTTTGATCCGCATGGAGAGCCAATTCCTGATAAAGACGGAAATATTATTGCTCAGGATTTACAGAAATTAAGTGGATGCAATGTTGGGGAAACAGTAGTTTTTGCTTCCGTAACGCTTTCTGATGACGCTTTTCTGAATTATTTAACTGAAAGAAAACTACTTCTGAATACCAAAATAAAAATTATTAAAATTGAAAGTTTTGACAGATCTGTAACGGTTGAAGTTGAAGGAAAACATGAAGTTTTAAGTAAAAAGGCGACTGAAAAAATATTGGTTAAGAAATAA
- a CDS encoding aminotransferase class V-fold PLP-dependent enzyme, with protein sequence MNLDQIRQDTKGLSDNKIFLNNAGSSLMPKVVVDSMVDYFHQEEQFGGYEVANRNTTLLEEFYEESAKLINCQSSNIAFATSATDAYAKALASIVFKEGDVIITTVDDYISNQITFISLQKKLNIKVIRTKNLSDNELDLEDLENLIKQHNPKLVAVTHIPTNSGLIQNVEGVGKICRQYDVLYLVDACQSVGQMVVDVEKIDCDFLTATGRKFMRGPRGTGFLYVSERVLKQNYAPLLLDMRGANWTEYDDYELFKTAKRFEHWEISYGTLLGFMEAVKYANNIGLDNIENYNKNLSGKLRDNLKNSGFKVWDWGNKLSSIITFCGSDGDLENIQKVLKENNIFFSVTYKNSALIDFTNKNVNGIVRLSPHYFNTMEEIETVSKILKNSLK encoded by the coding sequence ATGAATTTAGACCAAATAAGACAAGACACAAAAGGTTTATCTGATAATAAAATATTTCTAAACAATGCCGGGTCATCATTAATGCCAAAGGTAGTTGTTGATTCTATGGTTGATTATTTTCATCAGGAAGAACAATTTGGAGGATATGAAGTCGCTAACCGAAATACCACTTTATTGGAAGAGTTTTATGAAGAAAGCGCAAAACTGATCAATTGTCAATCTTCAAATATTGCTTTTGCGACCAGTGCGACAGATGCTTATGCAAAGGCTTTAGCGAGCATTGTTTTCAAAGAAGGAGATGTGATCATTACCACTGTAGATGATTATATTTCAAATCAAATCACTTTTATCTCGCTTCAGAAAAAATTGAACATAAAAGTAATAAGAACAAAAAATCTTTCAGATAATGAATTGGATTTGGAGGATTTAGAAAATTTAATAAAACAACACAATCCAAAATTAGTTGCGGTTACACATATCCCAACAAATTCAGGATTGATTCAAAATGTTGAGGGTGTTGGAAAAATTTGCCGTCAATATGATGTTTTGTATTTGGTTGATGCTTGTCAATCTGTCGGACAAATGGTTGTTGATGTTGAGAAAATCGACTGTGATTTCCTGACTGCCACAGGAAGAAAATTCATGCGTGGACCAAGAGGAACAGGTTTTCTATATGTTTCAGAAAGAGTTCTAAAGCAAAATTACGCTCCTTTATTGTTAGATATGCGAGGTGCAAACTGGACGGAATACGATGATTATGAATTATTTAAAACCGCAAAAAGATTCGAGCACTGGGAAATTTCTTATGGTACGTTGCTAGGTTTTATGGAAGCTGTAAAGTATGCAAATAATATTGGCTTAGATAATATTGAAAATTATAACAAAAATTTATCTGGAAAACTGAGAGACAACCTTAAAAATAGCGGTTTCAAGGTTTGGGATTGGGGAAATAAACTGAGCAGTATCATCACATTTTGTGGTTCTGATGGCGATCTTGAAAATATTCAGAAAGTTTTAAAAGAAAATAATATATTTTTCTCTGTAACCTACAAAAATTCAGCTTTGATTGATTTTACCAATAAAAATGTGAATGGAATTGTGAGATTATCACCACATTATTTCAATACAATGGAAGAAATTGAAACGGTTTCCAAAATTTTAAAGAACAGTTTGAAATAA
- a CDS encoding TssN family type VI secretion system protein → MMIILGVIRRNKPAIKIKVIIIYVLLCSLCLALPGFFGFAGNLFNPYWYLIAQIIYLIFGIIHVNLLDKYFKKHIESVSMSILFESILSLTCIAFGGYLFYLIFNWMSKGTGYAIMSATSMLIFLVPMVFYYCYIQFISIPFDIYKTWRYSPDQRLPDFEGADFDRLMVLNVELSKNLEDANRFRIKAKTLPTGVTFGDWFYRVVDDYNHKNPGSIIHLSDIEKEPYYWIFYTKKSFFSFRRYIDFDMDISANGISENEVVICKRVIQHEEEGITRKP, encoded by the coding sequence ATGATGATTATCCTCGGGGTGATCAGACGAAACAAACCTGCTATAAAAATTAAAGTTATCATCATATACGTTCTGCTTTGCAGTCTGTGTCTTGCTTTGCCTGGTTTTTTCGGGTTTGCAGGGAATTTGTTTAACCCGTACTGGTATCTTATTGCACAGATCATTTACCTTATTTTTGGGATTATTCACGTTAATTTATTAGATAAGTATTTCAAAAAACATATTGAATCTGTGTCGATGAGTATCTTGTTTGAATCAATACTTTCATTGACGTGTATTGCTTTCGGCGGATATCTTTTTTACCTAATTTTCAATTGGATGAGCAAAGGAACGGGTTACGCCATTATGTCGGCAACGAGTATGCTGATCTTTTTGGTTCCGATGGTATTTTACTATTGCTATATTCAGTTTATCAGTATTCCGTTTGATATTTATAAAACCTGGAGATATTCACCGGATCAGAGACTTCCGGACTTTGAAGGCGCGGATTTTGATAGATTAATGGTATTGAATGTTGAGTTAAGTAAAAACCTTGAAGACGCCAACAGATTTAGAATTAAAGCTAAAACTTTACCGACAGGAGTAACTTTCGGAGACTGGTTTTACAGGGTAGTGGATGATTACAATCACAAAAATCCGGGATCTATCATTCATTTGTCAGACATTGAAAAAGAACCGTATTATTGGATCTTTTATACAAAAAAATCGTTTTTCAGCTTCAGAAGGTATATTGATTTTGATATGGATATTTCTGCAAACGGCATTTCAGAAAATGAAGTGGTGATCTGCAAAAGGGTTATCCAGCATGAAGAAGAAGGAATTACGAGAAAACCATAA